Within Halorubrum lacusprofundi ATCC 49239, the genomic segment TCGCCAGCGAGAAGAAGACCGAGTTCGAGCGCTGGGAGGAGTTCGGCGTCACCGTCGGCGTCTCCACCGGCAACTACGAGTCCGACGGCGAGTGGCTCGCCACGCGTGACATCATCGTCGCCACCTCGGAGAAGGTCGACTCGCTGATCCGTAACGGCGCGCCGTGGATCGACGACCTCACCTGCGTCGTGAGCGACGAGGTCCACCTGGTCGACGACCCGAACCGCGGCCCGACTCTCGAAGTGACCCTCGCGAAGCTCCGCAAGGTGAACCCCGGGCTCCAGACGGTCGCGCTCTCGGCGACCGTCGGCAACGCCGACGTGATCGCCGAGTGGCTCGACGCCGAGTTGGTCGAGTCCGACTGGCGTCCCATCGACCTCCGGATGGGCGTCCACTTCGGCAACGCCATCGACTTCGCCGACGGCAGCAAGCGGGAGGTACCCGTCGAGCGCGGCGAGGACCAGACCGCCCGGCTCGTCGCCGACGCGCTCGACACCGAGGAGGACGGACAGGGCGGCTCCTCGCTCGTCTTCGTCAACTCCCGGCGCAACGCCGAGTCCTCCGCCCGGAAGCTCACCGACGTGACCGGACCCCGACTCACCGACGACGAGCGCGATCAGCTCCGCGAACTCGCCGACGAGATCCGGTCCGGCTCCGACACCGACACCGCCTCCGACCTCGCGGACGCGGTCGAGCAGGGGTCTGCCTTCCACCACGCGGGGCTCCGGAGCGAGGACCGCGCCCGCGTCGAGGACGCGTTCCGCGACCGCCTGATCAAGTGCATCTCCGCGACGCCCACGCTCGCCGCCGGCGTCAACACCCCCGCCCGTCGGGTGATCGTCCGCGACTGGCGACGGTACGACGGGGAGTTCGGCGGGATGAAACCCCTCGACGTGCTGGAGGTCCACCAGATGTGCGGGCGCGCGGGCCGCCCCGGCCTCGATCCGTACGGGGAGGCGGTGCTGCTCGCGAACGACGCCGACACCAAAGAGGAACTGTTCGAGCGGTACCTCTGGGCCGACCCGGAGCCGGTCCGGTCAAAGCTCGCCGCCGAGCCCGCGCTCCGGACCCACGTCCTCGCCACCGTCGCCTCCGGGTTCGCCTCCACGCGCGACGGGCTGCTCTCCTTCCTCGACAACACCCTCTACGCGACCCAGACCGACGACGAGGGACGGCTCGCGGCCGTTACGGACACCGTCCTCGACTACCTCGCCGTCAACGACTTCATCGAGCGCGACCGCGACGGCGGGAGCGAGAGCCTGACCGCGACCGGCATCGGTCACACCGTCTCGCGGCTCTACCTCGACCCGATGAGCGCGGCCGAGATGATCGACGGACTCCGGTCGGTGGCTCGGGACGCCGCCGACACAGGCGCGAGTGCCGAGGCCGACAACGGCGAGTTCGTCAGAACTGGCGACGCAGACGACGCGAGCGGCGGCGACGAACCCGGGTTCGGGACCTACACGCGGGCCGGCGACGACGAGTCGGGCGAGAGGGAAACGGAGAACGAGGAGACGGACGAAGAGGAGACGGAGGCGTCCGAAGTCACCCCGCTCGGCCTCTATCACCTCATCAGCCGCACTCCCGATATGTACGAGCTCTACCTGAAGTCGGGGGACCGCGAGACGTACACCGAGCTCTGCTACGAGCGCGAGACCGAGTTCCTCGGCGACGTGCCCTCCGAGTACGAGGACGTGCGTTTCGAGGACTGGCTCGCCTCGCTGAAGACCGCCCGCCTGTTAGAGGACTGGGTGAACGAGGTCGACGAGGACCGAATCACCGAGCGGTACGGGGTCGGTCCCGGTGACATCCGCGGGAAGGTCGACACCGCCGAGTGGCTCCTACGCGCGGCCGAGACCCTCGCACGAGACGTGGAGGGGGTCGACGGCGACGTGGTCGTCGCGGTCCGCGAGGCCCGGAAACGCATCGAGTACGGCGTTCGCGAGGAGTTACTCGATCTGGCGGGCGTCCGCAACGTCGGCCGGAAGCGCGCCCGGCGCCTGTTCGAGGCCGGGATCGAGACGCGCGCCGACCTCCGCGAGGCCGACAAGGCGGTCGTCCTCGGCGCGCTCCGCGGCCGCGAGCGCACCGCCGAGCGTATCCTGGAACACGCCGGCCGCGAGGACCCCTCGATGGACGACGTGCGACCGGACAAGTCGGCCTCCGCGGCCGCGACTGCCGGCTCCGCGAGCGACGAGGACGGCGAGGGCCAAGCGAGCCTGGGTGATTTCCGATGAGCGACGCCGACGCCGAGTCCGACGGCGCACTTCCCGATCCGCCGGCTCCACCCTACCAACTGGTCACGGGGACCGCCATCATCGACGATCTCGACGCGTTCCTCTCGGCGCTTGACGAAATCGCCGCGGAGACGGGCGCGGTCGTGCAGGCGTTCGACGCCGACTTCGTCGTCTCGGCCGCACACCTCCGCGAAGCGACCCGCCTCGCCGCCCGCGCGATCGCCCGCGACGACGCCGTCGCCCGCGATCCGGGCGTCGAGATTCTGCTGTACGCGGCCGGGAGACGCCAGATCGACCGCGCGCTCGCGCTCGGTCTCTCGGAGGGGGAACAGCGCGCAGTCGTCCTCGTCACGGATTTCGGTAGGGTCCCGGGTGCGGACCGGCCCGACGCGGACCTCGACGCGGCCGCCGCGTCGGTGAGAGACCTGCTTGTGTCGACAGCGGGGTCCGCCGACACCGAGGAGTTCGAACCCGCGTTCGATTCGGAGCAGGTGCAAGAGTTCTACGACATCGGCGATCGAGAGATCGCCGCGACCATCGGCGGCGTCGCCGAAATCGTCCGCGAACGCGTCGCGCTCCTCGACGTCGAGAAGTAGGAGTTGCGAACCCCTTTGCTTCGCTTGGAAAACGCAGTACGTGGCGGGGTTTTCGTTCCAGTTGAAATGCGAACGGAGAGCGGATCGAGCCGCAACCCCAGTGGGGTCGAGACGCGGATCCGAGGGCAGGCGAATCGAGGGGCCGGACGGAAACTCGACCGAAGCGAACCGCGAGAATAGTCCATCCTGGATTCGAACCAGGGTCGTTGCCCCCAGAAGGCAACAGGATTGGCCACTACCCCAATGGACTGTGCGCACTCACCGATAGCCAGTGGGTCTTTGTAAGCGTTGCGCGTCGCCGGCCCTCTGTTACGCGTTCACAGTCCTTCGAGAGCCGAGCGGGACCAGTGAGGAAAGCGAGAAGAAGTCCCGCGAAACTGATCGCCGAACGTGCGTATATCGATGCGCTTTAGCCGGTTGAATAGCCACGAACCTGTATGTACGTCGGACGATTCGTCGTCGTCGCTCCCGGTATCGGCGCCTACCGCGTCTCCTCGCGTTCGTTCCCGAACCGCCGCGTGACCGATCGCGACGGGAGGCTCACCGTCGGCCCGACCCCGGACGCCCCCGAGACGGACAACCCGTACGTCTCGTACAACTGCGCGCGCGCGGTCCGCACGCCCACCGACGAGCCGTTGGCGGTCGTCGGCAACGGCTCGCACGTCGACCCGATCGCGGAGAAGCTCGAACTCGGGTACCCCGCCCGCGACGCGCTGGCGACGCCACTGCTCGCGCTCGACTTCGAGAAGGACGACTACGACACCCCCCGGATCGCCGGCGTGGTCGGCGCCGAGACCGCGACGATCGGGGTCGTCCGCCGCGACGGCCTCGTCGTCGAGGCCGTCGACGAGCCCACCATCGTCGCCACCTACGAGACGGACAGCCCCGAGCCCTACGCTCTCGCAGCCGCGGACGCCGAAACGCCCGACGCCGCCGCGGCCGCGACAGAGGTCCTCGGCGCCGACTTCGAGCACCCGGTGTGCGCCGCGGGCGCGACCGTCGACGCCGACGGCGCAACGCTGGCGTTCGACAACGACGCGGAGTAGCGAACCGGCCGAGACGGCTCCGATGGGGAGCCGCGCTGGACCCATCCGGAGACCGCATCGAGCGGATCATCCGCTGCTTCGACGGCTGCTCCGAACACCACGACGCGCCGCGCGCGCTCGACCGCTCCGACGAGGAGGGGCTGAGCGCCGGGAAAGAAGAGGACGAAGAATAAAACGAGGAGACGGCCGGCAGACGCTCACTCTCGGTCGTCCGGGTCGAACCCGTCGATCGCGGCGTGGACTCCCTCCACCCACTCGTCTAAGGCGCCGTGGAGTCGCTCTTTCGCCTCCGGAACCGGAATCGCGGTGTATTGGTAGACGTAGCCGCCCGAGTCGAGTAGCCGACGACGGCGCTCAACGAGCCCTTTCTCCCGCAGCGTCGACAGCGACCGATTCACGTTCGACCGGTCTCGGTCGAGGGTCTCCGCGAGTTCGGCGACGGTGCTCCCCGGATGATCGAGCAGCGTCAGGTACGTGCGGCTCTCGTGGTCCCGGACGCCGAACACGCAGGAGAGCACGTGATCGAAAGAGGGGGACACGTCGCCGACGAGGTCCTCGATCTCGGGATCGCTCATGGGCGCCGTTCGGCGGCGTTCGGGTTAAAAGTCGCCATCCGTGGTCTGCAATGTCGGCATCGCGGTCGTCGATGCTCAGTCGTCGCCCGCAGCGTATCCCATCCGGCGGATGCACCCGCGCATCCCCGACTCGTCGCTGTGACGGTGGAGATTCGTCGGCGTGTCACAGTGGTAGGTCTCCCCGTCGTACCGGAGGACGACCTCGTGGTCGCCGCCGGCAACTTCGACATCGACGAGGATCCGCCGCCCTTCGTTGAGGGCGTCGATGAGCTCGTCGACCGACAGATCGCCGGCCGCCACCCGGAGTACCTCGGACATTGGCGTTGGTTCGCGGCTCGGCGAGTTAAGTTCGGTGTGTTCGCGTCGGCGGATAGTTTTCACGTCATCGTCGAGTCCGGGCCACCCTCTTCTGCGGGTGGTTCGACCCCCTCAGCGGCGGCCACATCCTTGGTCCGTTTTTCGGCCTCGACGTGCCAGCGGTCGATCTCGGACTCGTAATCGGCGAGGATGTCGCTCACCTCGTCTTTCAGCTCGTCGTCGTTGACGTTCACCTCGAAGACGAACGTCTCGCCGTTCTCGCCGCGGCCGACCTCCTGAACGTTGGCGCTGACGAGTTCGTTGTCGAAGTAGTAGGGCGCCATCTGGGTCATCACCTTCCGGTAGACGGTGTCCTCGACCTTTCGAAGCGCCTTGCGGCTCGCCGAGTCGGCTGCGCGAGCGACGTGGCCGATCGACTCGCCCCAGCTCTCCATAGCGCTCTCGGTGTCGTTCTCCTCGACCTTCTCGTAGGATTCGGTGAGCTTCTCGCCGGCAGTCTGGAGGTCGCCACCCGGCGTCTTGCCGGCTTGTTCTCCCTCGCCCTCGCCGACGGACGCCTGTTCGGCGGTTTTCTCTGACACGTCCTCGTCAATGCGCTCGTGGGACTTCGGGCGCCAGTCGTCGAACTCGTAGAACGCATCGTCGTCGGTGCCCGTCTCTCGGAGCGCCAACGCGATTCGCTCGCCGTGTTCGACGATATCGCCCCAGTCCCCGCGCACCTTGAAGCCGGAGATGCTCTCTTCCATCGCTTGCCCCCGTTATGGCGCGAACGCGTATAAGTCTCTCCGACCTGACGTGAACCGCTACCGCCCGTACGTGAGCCGTCGACCGATCGCGTCGAAGCGCTCTTTGAGGTCGCTCAGGATTCCTCCGGGCGAGATACGCCGGATAGACGACTCCTCGACCTCGATGCGCTCGCCGGCGAACGGATCCCGCTCGGTGCGCTCCGCCGCCGACCGGTCCCCGCTCACCGCGCCGACGACCGTCGTCATCGAGCATCGTCCGCACGCCTCCGCGGGGACCTCTTGGCTGTGAGCCTCCTGAACTCTGGCCTCTTGGGTTCGGGCCTCTCGGGCTCGGGCCTCCTGATCAGTCATGGGTCTCTCTCTCGTGCGTAGTCGTCCCAGCGTCTTAAACCCGCACCTCGGGCACGCGATCGTCCCGCGGCCGGTCTCGGTCCGCCCCGAGCGCGCCCCGACGGCCTTTTTACTCGCACCGTGGAACGGCTTCACATGGGATATCGCGTCGTCGACACCGAGTCGGTCGATTCAGAGCCCGATCGCCCCTGCGAGTGCCGGAAACTCGCCGGGCCTGGCGGGCTCGACGAAGCGGCGATCAACCGGTTCCGCGCGGAGCCGGGCGAACAGCTGCCGCTGGCGTACCACTACCACGAAACCCAACAGGAGGCGTTCTACGTCCTCGACGGGACCCTCGTGGTCGAGACGCCGAACGAGACCTACGAGGTGCCCGCAGACGACCTGTTCGTCGTCGACCCCGAGAGTCCGCAGCGAGCGTACAATCCTGCGGACGCCGACAGCCCGGTAACCGTGCTCGCGATCGGAGCACCGCCGGCTGACGGCGACGCAGTCGCGTACGATCCGGCCGATGAGTAAAGCTGCCGAGTCGGAAGACGAAAGCTCGGCCAGCGACGCTGACCGCCGTGACCCCGAGGAGTTGCCGCCGGAGATCCGCGAGGCGGTCCCCGACTACGACGACGAGTACCTCGACCGCGTCTCCGACCGGCTGATGTACAGTTACGACCTCGGCGCGGACGTCGTCGTCGACGGCGAACACTTCGATCTCACCGCCGAGATGCGGGTGCGTAACCAGAAGCAGTTTCTCCATCCGGCGTTGAGCTACGCAGACCACGACATGATGGAGTACGTCTTCGCTCGTCGGGTATCGACGCCGAGCGTTACCGAACTGGAGCGGCTGGTCAAGTTCGGTCACGATATCGCCGACAAGCGGATCGACGGCCACGAAGAACACTACGGCACCGACATCACCGTCGCGCTCGTTGCCGACCGAGTCCCGGACGACGTCGCCGCGTTCGTCGACGGGTTCCGCGACCGGACGCTCCTGAAGTTCGGCTACTACGGCCACTACGAGGTTCACCTCGTCGTGGTCGCGCCCGACCGCGAGGAGATCGTCGCCAGCGAGAGTGCCGACACCGCCGCCGCCTTCCGCCTGTGGGAACGGGTCGACGCGCCGGACGAGGGGTTCTTCTCGCGGTTCGCAAAGCGCTTCTGGCGCTGAGCGTTGCGTCCGCGTTTGCGAAAAAATAGGCGTGAAAACCGCCCAGACGAAACCGCCGGTCAGTCGTCGCTCGGTTTGGCCGCCGGCTCGCTTCCGCTTCGCACGTTCGTGATGTTGTCGTAGCCGATACGCACCAGCGACAGCGCCAGGTAGATCAGCAGCACGGCGAGCAGGACGCGCACGCCGGCCGACACCTGAGCGCCGATTCCCTGCGCGCCACCCTGGATCAGCTGATCGTAGAGCTGCTCTTTAAAGGCGACCCAGGACAGCCCGAGCACGGTGACGACGACCATGAGGGCCATCGGGACACCGGTGCTGACGAGCTGCTTGGAATCGTCCCAGTTGGCGAGCCAGACCGTGCCGGTCAACAGCGCGAGCGCGGCGAGTAACTGGTTGGCGCCGCCGAACAGCGTCCATAGCGTCGCCCACTCACCGGAGATAACGAGCAGGTACGCGATGCCGCACTGGACGACAGGATTCGTGTATCGGCCGCGAGCGAACGAACCGATGCCCCCGGAGAGGCCAGTCTCGGAGCCGCTGCTCTGAGGGCCGACGATCTCCTCCATCATGTAGCGGCCGAGCCGTGCGGCCGTGTCGGTGGAGGTCAGCAGGAAGCTCACGAGCACCAGCGCCATGAACGGCGCGCCGTAGGAGGCGGGGAGACCGAGGCTAGTGAGGATGGTGCCGCCGCCCGCCGCGAAGTTGGGCAGGGCGCCACCGATGCCGCCGGCTGCCGCGTCGGACGCGACGCCGGCAACCGCGAGCGTTGACAGCGCGACGGCGGCGAGAAGGCCTTCACCGAGCATGCCGCCGTAGCCGATGAGGCGCGCGTCGCTCTCTTTGTTCAGCTGCTTCGCGGTCGTCCCGGAGGAGACCAGCGAGTGGAACCCACTGATCGTCCCGCAGGCGATGGTGACGAACAACATCGGGAACAACGGGAACGGGGCGACGCTCTCGACCCCCAAGAATCCGGTGAACGGTTCGATGCTGTCGGCGACCACGAGCGGCTCGGTGGACGTGTTGAAGATGGTGCCGACAATAATGGCGAGCAGCGCACCGCCGACGCCTGCGTACAGCAGGAACGACGAGAGGTAGTCACGCGGCTGGAGCAGCACCCACACCGGGAGGGCGCTGGCCAGGGCCGCGTACACCAGAATCACCGGGACCCAGGCGGCGGTGTTGCCGCCGAGGGCGCCCGCGCCGGGCACCCAAGAGCCAGTGCTGCTGAAGAGGACGAACGTGCCCGCGGTGTGCGAGGCGTCGCCCGCCAGCTCGAACAGCGCGAACGGGTATTGGATGCCGAGCCAGACGCCGGCGAACACGCCGGCGACGAACACGACCGTACCCGGGATGAATGGGCCGTCAAGCTGGTAGAGGTAGACGCCGAAGGCGAACGCGAGCGCGATGTATACGAAGCTCGCGGTCGCCGCCGACGGGTAGGCGTTCAGAACGATACCGACGACGAGCGCGAACACCGCCACCACGAGGATGATGGTGAGGAAGGCGAACCACAGCAGCATGTCCTTCCCGCGCTCGCCGACGTACTCGCCGATGATGTAGCCGATGGACTTCCCCTCGTGTCGCATCGAGCCGGACAGCGAGATGAAGTCGTGAACCGCCCCCATCAGTGGGTTGCCGATGGCGACCCACAGCAGCGCGGGGACCCACCCCCAGATGGCCCCCGCCGTGATCGGGCCGACGATCGGCGCGCCGCCCGCAATACTCGAGAAGTGATGCCCCAGTAGCACCGGCTTCTTCGCCGGTACGTACTCCTGTCCGTCTTCGTACTTGTGTGCTGGCGTCTCCCGCTCGTCGTCGATTTCGACGAACCGCGAAAGGTACCGCGAGTACCCCATATACCCAACGGTGAACGTGCCGAGCACGGCAACTACAATCCAGATTACGTTTGTCATAGGTGCCCTCCCTCATGAGATCGATTCACTATCGACCACTTAAGTATTATCTTCAATCGTGACACACTGGGAGAACCACCCGCCAGTGCGCGATTTCGCTCGGTCGAGGTAGGTTTGTTCCGTATCTCGTTTGATGAAATTCACAGTGATGGGGCCCAGCCCCTATCGCGCGCGATCGCACGTTACCGATATTACCGATCGGCGCGGGCGGGGCCGTTACCGATCGGCGCGGACGGGGCCACCGTCGTCACTTCGGGTGCGGTCGTCGTCCTCCCCGCTCACGTCGCTCGCCGTCTCGATGTCGAGCGCGGCCGCCACCTCCGCGAGCACGTCGCCGCGGACTTCCCGCGTCCGCGACTCAATCTCGGCGACGAGCGGGGGCTCGAACTCCTCTCGGACCTGCCGGAGCCGGTCGCGCTCGGTCGCGACCTTCTCGCGGAGGTAGGTGGCTCCGCGTCCCTCCTCGTCGTCGTCGGGCTCCGGGGTAAGCTTGTTCGCGACGAGCCCACGGACGCGCAAGTCGCGCTCGGCGAACCCCTCGATCGCCCGTCCTGTCTCGTTGACCGAGAGCTGGTCGGGGTTCAACACGAGGAAGAAGGCGGCCTCGTCTCGCA encodes:
- the cgi121 gene encoding KEOPS complex subunit Cgi121 yields the protein MSDADAESDGALPDPPAPPYQLVTGTAIIDDLDAFLSALDEIAAETGAVVQAFDADFVVSAAHLREATRLAARAIARDDAVARDPGVEILLYAAGRRQIDRALALGLSEGEQRAVVLVTDFGRVPGADRPDADLDAAAASVRDLLVSTAGSADTEEFEPAFDSEQVQEFYDIGDREIAATIGGVAEIVRERVALLDVEK
- a CDS encoding IMP cyclohydrolase; this encodes MYVGRFVVVAPGIGAYRVSSRSFPNRRVTDRDGRLTVGPTPDAPETDNPYVSYNCARAVRTPTDEPLAVVGNGSHVDPIAEKLELGYPARDALATPLLALDFEKDDYDTPRIAGVVGAETATIGVVRRDGLVVEAVDEPTIVATYETDSPEPYALAAADAETPDAAAAATEVLGADFEHPVCAAGATVDADGATLAFDNDAE
- a CDS encoding carbon starvation CstA family protein, producing the protein MTNVIWIVVAVLGTFTVGYMGYSRYLSRFVEIDDERETPAHKYEDGQEYVPAKKPVLLGHHFSSIAGGAPIVGPITAGAIWGWVPALLWVAIGNPLMGAVHDFISLSGSMRHEGKSIGYIIGEYVGERGKDMLLWFAFLTIILVVAVFALVVGIVLNAYPSAATASFVYIALAFAFGVYLYQLDGPFIPGTVVFVAGVFAGVWLGIQYPFALFELAGDASHTAGTFVLFSSTGSWVPGAGALGGNTAAWVPVILVYAALASALPVWVLLQPRDYLSSFLLYAGVGGALLAIIVGTIFNTSTEPLVVADSIEPFTGFLGVESVAPFPLFPMLFVTIACGTISGFHSLVSSGTTAKQLNKESDARLIGYGGMLGEGLLAAVALSTLAVAGVASDAAAGGIGGALPNFAAGGGTILTSLGLPASYGAPFMALVLVSFLLTSTDTAARLGRYMMEEIVGPQSSGSETGLSGGIGSFARGRYTNPVVQCGIAYLLVISGEWATLWTLFGGANQLLAALALLTGTVWLANWDDSKQLVSTGVPMALMVVVTVLGLSWVAFKEQLYDQLIQGGAQGIGAQVSAGVRVLLAVLLIYLALSLVRIGYDNITNVRSGSEPAAKPSDD
- a CDS encoding ATP-dependent DNA helicase; amino-acid sequence: MQPSSLSGLPAGVGEALEAEGVAELYPPQEAAVEAGVADGESLVAAVPTASGKTLIAELAMLSSIERGGKALYIVPLRALASEKKTEFERWEEFGVTVGVSTGNYESDGEWLATRDIIVATSEKVDSLIRNGAPWIDDLTCVVSDEVHLVDDPNRGPTLEVTLAKLRKVNPGLQTVALSATVGNADVIAEWLDAELVESDWRPIDLRMGVHFGNAIDFADGSKREVPVERGEDQTARLVADALDTEEDGQGGSSLVFVNSRRNAESSARKLTDVTGPRLTDDERDQLRELADEIRSGSDTDTASDLADAVEQGSAFHHAGLRSEDRARVEDAFRDRLIKCISATPTLAAGVNTPARRVIVRDWRRYDGEFGGMKPLDVLEVHQMCGRAGRPGLDPYGEAVLLANDADTKEELFERYLWADPEPVRSKLAAEPALRTHVLATVASGFASTRDGLLSFLDNTLYATQTDDEGRLAAVTDTVLDYLAVNDFIERDRDGGSESLTATGIGHTVSRLYLDPMSAAEMIDGLRSVARDAADTGASAEADNGEFVRTGDADDASGGDEPGFGTYTRAGDDESGERETENEETDEEETEASEVTPLGLYHLISRTPDMYELYLKSGDRETYTELCYERETEFLGDVPSEYEDVRFEDWLASLKTARLLEDWVNEVDEDRITERYGVGPGDIRGKVDTAEWLLRAAETLARDVEGVDGDVVVAVREARKRIEYGVREELLDLAGVRNVGRKRARRLFEAGIETRADLREADKAVVLGALRGRERTAERILEHAGREDPSMDDVRPDKSASAAATAGSASDEDGEGQASLGDFR
- a CDS encoding DUF5828 family protein, with the translated sequence MEESISGFKVRGDWGDIVEHGERIALALRETGTDDDAFYEFDDWRPKSHERIDEDVSEKTAEQASVGEGEGEQAGKTPGGDLQTAGEKLTESYEKVEENDTESAMESWGESIGHVARAADSASRKALRKVEDTVYRKVMTQMAPYYFDNELVSANVQEVGRGENGETFVFEVNVNDDELKDEVSDILADYESEIDRWHVEAEKRTKDVAAAEGVEPPAEEGGPDSTMT
- a CDS encoding cupin domain-containing protein, coding for MGYRVVDTESVDSEPDRPCECRKLAGPGGLDEAAINRFRAEPGEQLPLAYHYHETQQEAFYVLDGTLVVETPNETYEVPADDLFVVDPESPQRAYNPADADSPVTVLAIGAPPADGDAVAYDPADE
- a CDS encoding helix-turn-helix domain-containing protein, whose translation is MSDPEIEDLVGDVSPSFDHVLSCVFGVRDHESRTYLTLLDHPGSTVAELAETLDRDRSNVNRSLSTLREKGLVERRRRLLDSGGYVYQYTAIPVPEAKERLHGALDEWVEGVHAAIDGFDPDDRE